One stretch of Planococcus sp. PAMC 21323 DNA includes these proteins:
- a CDS encoding bifunctional diguanylate cyclase/phosphodiesterase has protein sequence MEIEQTRYSRLAHITKLINTNFELRPLLEHVITAISEEVVRCDSVGIYLPQEDGSFRGYVGKPAIINGMTLDMHVVDTEYDLLAKEVIETQQTIYIADTSKDNRPDPRAVAGFGIKSLLALPISYEGELFGLVFLFDYGIPMDLTADEIQTVEAYVNMAGVAIRNVKNLQRKESILAEKQLLLDLTRDLSMTSSMTDVMEKCFHYVGKVLKNDNIGVHLLDPIVDAKMKPTNLSTKSEWVEEDWLDKHEQLQFDPSNDRVFDAVIASKKPLCIRDVTKDDRVNQEVCKTFGITGMLMLPFVSMGEVLGALVLVSFEEDNKVFCESDIELAQSITEATASTLSNLLYMDKQELLIEQRTSEVVSKNNELNTVVSELENLSREKELILNSVEEGIFGFDLENKITFCNRAAASILGYQKEELIGQSYKNLLPKNQDLILATISLEEDLKFLKKDGNPFSVEYVVSSIKENEQLIGEVVTFRDITKRKQLEKEVSHLAYYDHLTDLPNRILLEDYLKQQTEKAIGSGQKVAVLYLDLDRFKIINDSFGHSYGDMLLKNVANRLRRSVPKKAFVSRQGGDEFTIVLPDYDNNQEVLNLVNKLVESFTEPFSLKGNEVYVKTSIGISVFPEHGNTAEVLIKNADAAMYKSKEKSGTYHHFFNNDMSDWSMESIYLENALNKALENEELSLHFQPQINCKTNRILGAEALLRWNHPTRGMVSPIEFIPVAEETGLIVPIGRWVLLNACKQLKTWHAQGHTQMTVSVNLSGRQFEEDDLIPMIESILVETDIAPEFLHIELTENQIFKNTHVTLEKMREIKALGIKIALDDFGTGYSSLGYLKNFPIDTLKIDRSFMLDILTDKDNAAITSTIITLAQNLNLNVIAEGVETVEQLDFLIAKNCFNIQGYYYSKPLPAEELAKYIDQLVPNI, from the coding sequence ATGGAGATTGAACAAACTAGGTATTCACGATTGGCCCATATAACAAAATTGATCAATACAAACTTTGAATTACGCCCTTTGCTAGAGCATGTTATAACAGCTATATCTGAAGAAGTTGTACGTTGTGACTCTGTCGGAATTTACTTGCCACAAGAAGACGGGAGTTTCCGAGGGTATGTTGGAAAACCAGCTATTATTAATGGCATGACACTTGATATGCATGTAGTGGATACAGAATATGATTTATTAGCAAAAGAAGTAATCGAAACGCAGCAAACCATTTACATAGCAGATACGTCGAAAGACAACCGTCCTGATCCAAGGGCAGTTGCAGGGTTCGGTATCAAGTCGCTATTAGCACTTCCAATTTCGTATGAAGGCGAATTATTCGGTCTGGTATTTCTCTTTGACTATGGTATTCCAATGGATTTGACTGCAGATGAAATACAAACTGTAGAAGCTTATGTCAACATGGCAGGTGTAGCCATTCGCAACGTTAAGAATTTGCAGCGTAAGGAAAGCATTCTTGCTGAAAAGCAATTACTGCTAGATTTGACGCGGGACTTGTCTATGACTTCCTCAATGACTGATGTTATGGAAAAATGCTTCCATTATGTCGGTAAGGTTTTGAAAAATGACAATATTGGTGTGCACTTATTAGATCCAATAGTGGATGCAAAGATGAAACCGACTAATTTAAGTACTAAAAGTGAATGGGTTGAAGAGGACTGGTTAGACAAACACGAGCAACTTCAGTTTGACCCATCGAATGATCGTGTGTTTGACGCTGTGATCGCTTCTAAAAAGCCACTTTGTATTCGAGATGTGACAAAAGACGATAGAGTCAACCAAGAGGTATGTAAAACATTTGGAATTACAGGTATGCTCATGCTTCCTTTTGTATCAATGGGAGAAGTTTTAGGAGCACTCGTTCTTGTTAGTTTTGAGGAAGATAATAAGGTCTTTTGTGAGTCAGATATTGAGCTTGCTCAATCAATTACAGAGGCTACTGCGTCAACACTTTCCAACTTGTTGTATATGGACAAGCAGGAACTTTTGATCGAACAACGGACATCAGAAGTTGTTTCAAAAAATAATGAACTAAATACAGTGGTTTCAGAGTTAGAGAATCTTAGTAGAGAAAAAGAGCTAATATTGAATTCGGTAGAAGAAGGTATTTTTGGTTTTGATTTAGAAAATAAAATTACGTTTTGCAACCGAGCAGCTGCTTCAATATTGGGGTATCAAAAGGAAGAATTAATCGGTCAGTCCTATAAAAATCTTTTGCCAAAAAACCAAGATTTAATCCTGGCAACTATTTCTTTAGAAGAAGATTTAAAGTTTCTAAAAAAAGATGGCAATCCGTTTTCTGTTGAGTATGTTGTTTCTTCTATAAAAGAAAATGAACAACTCATCGGTGAAGTAGTTACGTTCAGAGACATTACAAAGAGAAAGCAATTAGAAAAAGAAGTTAGTCATTTAGCATATTATGATCATTTGACTGATTTGCCAAATCGTATTTTACTAGAAGATTACTTAAAGCAGCAAACAGAAAAAGCCATAGGTTCTGGACAAAAAGTGGCGGTATTATACTTGGACCTGGATCGTTTTAAAATAATAAATGATAGTTTCGGCCATAGTTACGGAGATATGTTATTAAAGAATGTAGCAAATCGCTTACGACGGAGTGTACCGAAAAAAGCATTTGTGTCGAGACAAGGAGGCGATGAATTTACCATCGTCTTACCAGACTATGACAACAATCAAGAAGTGTTAAACCTTGTGAATAAACTAGTAGAGTCATTTACTGAACCATTTTCTCTAAAAGGAAATGAAGTATATGTTAAAACGAGTATTGGCATCAGTGTGTTCCCAGAACACGGCAATACAGCAGAAGTGTTGATTAAAAACGCAGATGCCGCGATGTACAAATCAAAAGAAAAATCCGGCACATATCATCATTTCTTTAATAATGATATGAGTGATTGGAGCATGGAGAGCATTTATTTGGAAAACGCCTTGAATAAAGCGTTAGAAAATGAAGAACTGAGTCTTCATTTCCAACCACAAATAAACTGCAAAACCAACCGCATTCTTGGAGCAGAAGCATTGCTTCGATGGAACCATCCTACGCGAGGGATGGTATCACCAATTGAATTTATTCCGGTTGCAGAAGAAACAGGGTTAATCGTACCAATTGGAAGATGGGTGCTTTTGAACGCATGTAAACAATTGAAAACATGGCATGCACAAGGCCACACACAAATGACCGTCTCCGTGAATTTATCAGGTAGACAGTTTGAAGAAGACGACTTGATCCCGATGATTGAAAGCATATTAGTGGAGACAGACATAGCTCCAGAATTTTTGCATATTGAACTGACTGAAAATCAGATTTTCAAAAATACGCATGTAACTTTGGAGAAGATGAGAGAAATAAAAGCGTTGGGTATTAAAATAGCGTTAGATGACTTTGGGACAGGGTATTCATCTTTAGGTTATTTGAAAAACTTCCCGATTGATACGTTGAAAATAGACAGATCGTTCATGCTTGATATTTTAACAGATAAAGACAACGCCGCGATTACAAGTACAATCATCACGCTGGCTCAAAACCTTAACTTGAATGTTATTGCTGAAGGTGTAGAAACGGTGGAACAATTAGACTTTTTAATCGCTAAAAATTGCTTTAACATCCAAGGGTATTATTATAGTAAACCCTTGCCTGCTGAAGAGTTAGCAAAGTATATTGACCAATTAGTACCCAATATTTAA
- a CDS encoding SHOCT domain-containing protein, whose translation MMGPGWGMNWGMGMGGGLWVLILLVIIIGFAIYFFMKNSNNTNNNTPNTRKDSSADAMEIAKNRLAKGEITTEEFEEIKKKLL comes from the coding sequence ATGATGGGACCAGGTTGGGGAATGAACTGGGGTATGGGCATGGGAGGAGGGCTTTGGGTGTTAATCTTATTAGTCATAATCATCGGCTTTGCCATTTACTTTTTTATGAAAAACAGCAATAACACGAACAATAATACACCTAATACCCGAAAAGATTCGAGTGCAGACGCGATGGAAATAGCTAAAAATAGGTTAGCGAAAGGAGAAATTACAACTGAAGAATTTGAGGAAATCAAGAAAAAACTTTTATAA
- a CDS encoding STAS domain-containing protein translates to MTEALQSSEKIKAYFLQNQIAFEEKLVEEAVTVKDKINEILTVGNIDLVTNAHKVVGHIIDGQEEELKLFAKQEGIAWATHSIELSFKLEWIQAIRRTLWTFLQKYDEATPNEVAFDFFTMEKDINTRVDTFLNTFFISYSTYKDSLILAHRQLVENLSVPIIPIGTSVSILPLIGSIDSFRAEIIEEKVLTEVSVSRIQTLILDLSGIVDMEPEVIHHIMKIIDGSSMMGCQSIITGLRAEVVRKMVSLGLLFDPKTKTLGTLQQALKEYLVV, encoded by the coding sequence ATGACTGAGGCATTACAAAGTTCAGAAAAAATTAAAGCGTACTTTTTGCAAAATCAAATAGCATTTGAAGAAAAATTAGTTGAAGAAGCAGTTACTGTGAAGGACAAGATTAATGAAATATTGACTGTCGGCAACATCGACCTTGTAACCAATGCTCATAAAGTTGTCGGGCATATTATTGACGGACAAGAAGAAGAACTAAAATTATTTGCCAAACAAGAAGGAATTGCCTGGGCAACACACTCGATTGAGCTATCATTTAAATTAGAATGGATTCAAGCCATTCGCCGTACCCTTTGGACTTTCCTTCAGAAATACGATGAAGCTACACCTAACGAAGTCGCATTCGATTTTTTCACTATGGAAAAAGATATCAATACACGCGTCGATACTTTTTTAAACACATTTTTTATTAGCTATTCGACGTATAAAGATTCCTTGATTTTGGCACATCGACAACTTGTCGAAAACTTGTCCGTACCCATTATCCCGATTGGTACTTCGGTCTCTATTTTGCCATTAATCGGTTCGATCGATTCTTTCCGAGCAGAAATTATCGAAGAAAAAGTGTTAACTGAAGTTAGTGTATCTCGCATTCAAACACTGATTCTAGATTTGTCTGGAATTGTCGACATGGAGCCTGAAGTCATTCACCACATCATGAAAATTATTGATGGCTCTTCAATGATGGGTTGTCAATCCATCATTACTGGATTACGCGCAGAGGTCGTTCGGAAAATGGTATCCCTCGGATTGTTATTTGATCCAAAAACAAAAACACTTGGCACCTTGCAGCAAGCGCTAAAAGAGTATTTGGTTGTGTAA
- a CDS encoding FMN-binding glutamate synthase family protein, protein MGKITKYLPSALVGTTIAAPLAYIAYIYQKDNHQKQHAVLRNFPLLGRVRYMAEHVGPELRQYLFSGDNEGLPFSRIQYQDIVKAGKYNERLIGFGSSRNFAEDGFYIRNSLFPKLRTELRVDNSQKVTTYQYVIDNEGLMSRKEHREEVLSDPYYLRDEDAVVLGEGYCRQPFRIKGQVGMSAMSYGALGEHAITALSKGLGIAGGTWMNTGEGGISDHHLAGDTDLIMQIGPGLFGVRTPGGEFSWEAFKEKADMEKVKAFEVKLAQGAKTRGGHLEGQKVTEEIARIRLIEPGKTVNSPNRFTEYDSFDKLFDFIEDMREVGGKPVGMKIVVGDVEGLEEMVQIMKDSGKGPDFITIDGGEGGTGATYQELADSVGLPILTALPIVDELLRQYGVRDRVKLIASGKLITPDKIAIALSMGADLVNIARGFMISVGCIMAGVCHTNTCPVGVATTDPDLQDGLVVGEKMYRVANYVMSLRAGLFNVAAAAGVESPTMLERKHLTHKDIQGRISSVGSMLHKIEQEEREEKDVEDLPAKH, encoded by the coding sequence ATGGGAAAAATAACGAAATACTTACCATCAGCATTAGTGGGGACTACAATTGCTGCTCCACTTGCTTATATTGCATATATCTATCAAAAAGATAATCATCAAAAACAACATGCGGTTCTCCGTAATTTCCCGCTACTCGGACGGGTTCGCTATATGGCTGAACACGTGGGTCCAGAGCTACGCCAATATTTATTTTCTGGTGACAATGAAGGGCTGCCCTTCTCTCGCATACAGTACCAAGATATCGTCAAAGCCGGAAAATACAATGAGCGGTTAATCGGATTTGGCTCTAGTCGCAATTTTGCAGAAGACGGTTTCTATATTCGCAACTCCCTCTTCCCCAAATTACGGACCGAGTTAAGAGTCGACAATAGTCAAAAAGTGACGACGTATCAATATGTCATTGACAATGAAGGCTTGATGTCACGGAAAGAGCATAGAGAAGAAGTTCTTAGTGACCCTTACTACTTACGAGATGAAGATGCAGTTGTGCTCGGTGAAGGCTATTGTAGACAACCATTTCGCATAAAAGGACAAGTGGGCATGTCCGCAATGAGCTACGGCGCATTAGGTGAACATGCCATTACCGCATTATCAAAGGGACTCGGCATTGCAGGTGGCACTTGGATGAATACGGGAGAAGGCGGAATTTCGGATCATCACTTGGCTGGTGACACAGATTTGATCATGCAAATTGGTCCAGGTCTTTTTGGTGTGCGGACACCTGGTGGTGAATTTTCTTGGGAAGCATTTAAAGAAAAAGCAGACATGGAAAAAGTAAAAGCTTTTGAAGTGAAACTCGCACAAGGTGCAAAAACACGTGGTGGACATTTAGAAGGTCAGAAAGTAACTGAAGAAATTGCACGTATACGGTTGATTGAACCAGGTAAAACTGTAAACAGTCCAAACCGTTTCACAGAATATGATTCGTTTGATAAGCTATTTGATTTTATTGAAGACATGCGTGAAGTTGGTGGTAAACCGGTTGGCATGAAAATTGTGGTCGGCGACGTTGAAGGACTCGAGGAAATGGTACAAATTATGAAAGACAGCGGTAAAGGGCCTGACTTTATCACCATCGACGGCGGTGAAGGTGGAACTGGCGCGACCTATCAAGAACTTGCTGATTCAGTTGGCTTGCCGATCTTAACTGCTTTACCCATTGTCGACGAATTGCTTCGTCAATACGGTGTACGTGACCGTGTGAAACTGATTGCTTCTGGAAAACTCATCACCCCCGATAAAATAGCGATTGCGCTATCAATGGGTGCTGACTTAGTCAATATCGCACGAGGCTTTATGATTAGTGTCGGTTGCATCATGGCCGGAGTTTGTCATACAAATACCTGTCCTGTTGGTGTCGCGACAACTGATCCTGATTTACAAGACGGGTTAGTCGTTGGCGAGAAAATGTACCGCGTTGCCAATTACGTTATGTCGTTGCGTGCCGGATTGTTTAACGTGGCGGCGGCAGCAGGAGTCGAATCGCCAACTATGCTTGAGCGCAAACATTTAACTCATAAAGACATTCAAGGACGCATTTCGTCTGTTGGCAGTATGCTTCATAAAATCGAACAAGAAGAACGCGAAGAAAAAGACGTAGAAGATTTGCCAGCTAAACACTAA
- a CDS encoding NAD(P)H-binding protein: protein MKVFVFGGGGDVGEYLLRKLAAENHEAITIAETENRAEELKMIGAADVCVTKDYDFVEAISGCDAIIYIAGANPTAGENRNVLVDKKAVARAMKEARKQGIERVIYLSPARVDESAESQETGGKKIPEELIKLDGFTYTVVYSSRGVHKPGKGLIDIITSPSKKVMEIPYEDIAAVLVQSLTNKATYNKTLKIVAGNMPIEHALKNG from the coding sequence ATGAAAGTATTCGTATTTGGTGGCGGCGGAGATGTCGGTGAGTATTTGTTACGGAAGCTTGCTGCAGAAAACCATGAAGCGATCACGATTGCAGAAACCGAGAACCGAGCAGAAGAACTGAAAATGATTGGTGCTGCCGATGTATGCGTCACGAAGGATTATGATTTTGTCGAAGCGATTTCAGGATGTGATGCGATTATTTATATAGCTGGCGCAAATCCGACTGCCGGTGAAAATAGAAACGTCCTTGTTGATAAAAAAGCGGTTGCCCGTGCCATGAAAGAAGCACGTAAACAAGGCATTGAACGGGTTATTTACTTAAGCCCCGCTCGTGTAGACGAGTCTGCGGAATCCCAAGAAACAGGCGGCAAGAAAATTCCCGAAGAACTTATTAAGCTGGATGGCTTTACTTATACAGTCGTCTATTCGAGCCGTGGCGTTCACAAACCAGGTAAAGGACTGATAGACATTATTACTTCTCCAAGCAAAAAGGTCATGGAAATTCCTTATGAAGACATCGCTGCTGTCTTAGTCCAATCCCTTACCAACAAAGCTACATACAATAAAACACTCAAAATAGTAGCTGGAAACATGCCAATTGAACATGCGTTGAAAAACGGATAA